Proteins encoded in a region of the Geoalkalibacter sp. genome:
- a CDS encoding response regulator — MPKILVVDDEDDLRLLYTDELQDEGYEVVGAGSGREARDLLARDRFDLMILDIQMRGESGLDLLKDIVRERDDLPVILCTAFSMYKDDFSSWLADAYVVKSSDLSELKEQVRKVLAKRKSP; from the coding sequence GTGCCGAAAATTCTGGTGGTGGATGATGAGGATGATCTGCGCTTGCTCTATACCGATGAGTTGCAGGACGAGGGCTACGAGGTCGTCGGCGCGGGTTCGGGCCGGGAAGCCCGCGATCTGCTGGCCCGCGACCGCTTCGACCTGATGATTCTCGACATCCAGATGCGCGGCGAAAGCGGCCTGGATCTGCTCAAGGACATCGTGCGCGAGCGCGATGATCTGCCGGTGATCCTGTGCACCGCCTTCAGCATGTACAAGGATGATTTCTCCTCCTGGCTGGCCGATGCCTACGTGGTGAAGAGCTCCGACCTGAGCGAGCTCAAGGAGCAGGTGCGCAAGGTGCTGGCCAAAAGAAAATCACCCTGA
- a CDS encoding alpha-amylase family glycosyl hydrolase, whose protein sequence is MTPEPRSAEYFPFDLQISAAAWQRLDLDERLRPFEEAPLMLRLRVVADALAERRPDAPTRAGDLHLAALLNRVFRHLLKRYFAERGCRVDTDQVWLAGRALRDPRLPATFQAFVELFPPAAARRENLRPAEFLREADNRLLSLGELFILAVQNDNPALGAMRELFDDAELSRRTDYRRPLAELDRELEQAAPGGRLRRSLLDLLSAPVKASPHSLHGQLRYVSEHFREWLPPELEGELLTAFDISAEEHQPRGFGPGPTRVLDFRAEARVDYDYPEPEAFTADADWMSNVVLIAKSTYVWLDQLSKRYGTPITRLDQIPDAELDRLARWGFNSLWLIGIWERSQVSQWIKHMRGNPEALASAYSLYDYVIAADLGGEEAMAALEERCRARGIRLASDIVPNHTGLYSRWLKEHPDWYVQLDYPPYPSYRFTGRDLSPDPEISLQIEDGYYDHSDAAVVFKYTDHRDGRVRYIYHGNDGTHMPWNDTAQLNYLLPQVREAMIGTILHIARRFKVIRFDAAMTLAKKHFQRLWFPQPGGGAGVPSRAEHAMSREDFERAFPKEFWREVVDRVAAEVPDTLLIAEAFWLMEGYFVRTLGMHRVYNSAFMNMLKNEENAKYRQTLKNILEFNHEILKRFTNFMNNPDEATAVEQFGKGEKYYGVATLLATLPGLPMFGHGQIEGLSEKYGMEYRKAYWDEPIDEGMVTEHERRIFPLLRKRYLFSGSENFRLYDFWRDGRVEENVFAYSNRRGDERALVVYHNCYGETSGWIRTSAAWAVAPSEDPERLVQTTLGAALDLKADDDLYYRLREHGAGHEYLHRGRDLVEQGLHLHLQAYQSRVFLGFQELRDKEGIWRQVYEELNGRPCADLDRAWGRRHYAELISATGEILDPERLLAWGMQLENKNFKIKIAEFSIDFRQRLAYFWQKIMRQASLSTTEDQLAAVLQADLDALARLRGLRSRAAKHRSVLAWLRASLPGGVLQAEEAPILGGAPGQQYRLLPPWLLWHGLAPEAGCGRLVERCLLDEVLCAALQGGSEPAFAVNLDQARAETRLLILLLDQKPVVSVHELFLRMADFLQQPAARDYLGCNVYQGIDWFNRERFTTLVHWLCLLGALHLASGEDTDPKLLDAVAALFAGGRDLSALAHACTYQVDLLVHHLREATQDTRAG, encoded by the coding sequence ATGACCCCTGAACCGCGCTCCGCCGAATATTTTCCCTTTGACCTCCAGATCTCCGCCGCGGCCTGGCAACGCCTTGATCTCGACGAGCGTCTGCGTCCCTTTGAGGAGGCGCCTCTCATGCTGCGCCTGCGGGTGGTGGCCGACGCCCTCGCCGAGCGCAGGCCGGACGCGCCGACCCGCGCCGGGGATCTGCACCTGGCGGCCCTGCTCAACCGGGTGTTCCGGCACCTGCTCAAGCGCTATTTCGCCGAACGCGGCTGCCGGGTCGACACCGATCAGGTCTGGCTCGCCGGGCGGGCGCTGCGCGATCCACGCCTGCCGGCCACCTTCCAGGCCTTTGTCGAGCTTTTTCCCCCGGCTGCGGCGCGCCGCGAGAATCTGCGGCCCGCGGAGTTTCTCCGCGAGGCCGACAACCGCCTGCTGAGCCTTGGCGAGCTGTTCATCCTCGCCGTGCAGAACGACAATCCCGCCCTGGGCGCCATGCGCGAGCTCTTCGACGATGCCGAACTCAGCCGCCGCACCGACTACCGGCGCCCCCTCGCCGAACTCGACCGGGAACTTGAGCAGGCCGCTCCCGGCGGGCGGCTGCGCCGCTCGCTGCTTGATCTGCTCAGCGCGCCCGTCAAGGCCTCGCCCCATTCGCTGCACGGGCAGCTGCGCTATGTCAGCGAGCACTTTCGCGAGTGGCTGCCGCCGGAGCTCGAAGGCGAACTGCTCACCGCCTTCGACATCAGCGCCGAGGAACACCAGCCGCGCGGTTTCGGCCCGGGTCCGACGCGGGTGCTCGATTTTCGCGCCGAGGCGCGGGTCGATTACGATTACCCCGAGCCCGAGGCCTTCACCGCCGACGCCGACTGGATGAGCAACGTGGTCCTCATCGCCAAATCCACCTACGTGTGGCTCGATCAGTTGAGCAAACGCTACGGCACGCCCATCACGCGCCTCGATCAGATCCCCGACGCCGAACTCGACCGCCTGGCGCGCTGGGGCTTTAATTCCCTGTGGCTGATCGGTATCTGGGAGCGCTCCCAGGTGTCGCAGTGGATCAAGCACATGCGCGGCAATCCCGAAGCCCTGGCCTCGGCCTATTCCCTCTACGACTACGTGATCGCCGCCGACCTGGGCGGAGAAGAGGCCATGGCGGCGCTGGAGGAGCGCTGCCGCGCGCGCGGCATCCGCCTGGCCTCGGACATCGTGCCCAATCACACCGGGCTCTACTCGCGTTGGCTCAAGGAGCATCCCGACTGGTACGTCCAACTCGATTATCCCCCCTACCCCAGCTACCGCTTCACCGGCCGCGATCTCTCGCCCGACCCCGAAATCAGCCTGCAGATCGAGGATGGCTACTACGACCACTCGGACGCGGCGGTGGTCTTCAAATATACCGATCATCGAGACGGGCGGGTGCGCTACATCTATCACGGCAACGACGGCACCCACATGCCCTGGAACGACACCGCGCAGCTCAATTACCTACTGCCCCAGGTGCGCGAGGCGATGATCGGCACCATCCTGCACATCGCGCGGCGCTTCAAGGTGATCCGCTTCGATGCGGCCATGACCCTGGCGAAAAAGCACTTCCAGCGCCTGTGGTTCCCCCAGCCCGGCGGCGGCGCGGGAGTGCCCTCGCGCGCCGAGCACGCCATGAGCCGCGAAGACTTCGAGCGCGCCTTTCCCAAGGAGTTCTGGCGCGAGGTGGTCGACCGCGTGGCCGCCGAGGTGCCCGACACCCTGCTCATCGCCGAGGCCTTCTGGCTCATGGAGGGCTATTTCGTGCGCACCCTCGGCATGCATCGCGTCTACAACAGCGCCTTCATGAACATGCTCAAGAACGAGGAAAACGCCAAGTATCGCCAGACCCTCAAGAACATTCTCGAGTTCAATCACGAGATCCTCAAGCGCTTCACCAACTTCATGAACAACCCCGACGAGGCAACGGCCGTCGAGCAGTTCGGCAAGGGCGAAAAATACTACGGCGTCGCCACCCTGCTCGCCACCCTGCCGGGGCTGCCCATGTTCGGCCACGGCCAGATCGAGGGCCTGAGCGAGAAATACGGCATGGAATACCGCAAGGCCTACTGGGATGAGCCCATCGACGAAGGCATGGTCACCGAGCACGAACGGCGCATCTTTCCCCTGCTGCGCAAGCGCTACCTGTTCAGCGGCTCGGAGAATTTCCGCCTCTACGACTTCTGGCGCGACGGCCGGGTCGAGGAAAACGTCTTCGCCTATTCCAACCGTCGCGGCGACGAGCGCGCCCTGGTGGTCTACCACAACTGCTACGGCGAAACCTCCGGCTGGATCCGCACCTCCGCCGCCTGGGCCGTCGCGCCCTCCGAGGATCCCGAGCGCCTGGTCCAGACCACCCTCGGCGCGGCCCTCGACCTCAAGGCCGACGACGATCTTTATTACCGCTTGCGCGAGCATGGCGCCGGCCATGAATACCTGCATCGCGGCCGCGACCTCGTCGAGCAGGGTCTGCATCTGCATCTGCAAGCCTACCAAAGCCGGGTGTTTCTCGGGTTTCAGGAGTTGCGCGACAAGGAGGGAATCTGGCGGCAGGTTTACGAGGAATTGAACGGTCGCCCCTGCGCCGACCTGGACCGCGCCTGGGGACGCCGTCATTACGCGGAACTCATTTCGGCAACTGGCGAAATTCTCGACCCGGAACGGCTGCTCGCCTGGGGGATGCAGCTTGAAAATAAAAATTTTAAAATTAAAATTGCTGAATTTTCTATTGACTTTCGCCAACGCCTCGCTTACTTTTGGCAAAAGATCATGCGCCAAGCCTCATTAAGCACCACCGAGGATCAGCTGGCCGCGGTCCTGCAAGCCGATCTCGACGCCCTGGCGCGCCTGCGCGGGCTGCGCAGCCGCGCCGCCAAGCATCGCTCGGTCCTGGCCTGGCTCAGGGCGAGCCTGCCCGGCGGCGTGCTCCAGGCCGAAGAGGCCCCGATCCTGGGCGGGGCGCCCGGCCAGCAATATCGCCTGCTGCCGCCCTGGCTGCTGTGGCACGGCCTGGCCCCCGAGGCCGGTTGCGGCCGCCTGGTGGAGCGCTGCCTGCTCGACGAGGTGCTGTGCGCCGCCCTGCAGGGCGGCTCAGAGCCGGCCTTTGCCGTGAATCTCGATCAGGCGCGCGCCGAAACCCGGTTGCTGATCCTGCTCCTCGACCAGAAGCCGGTGGTCTCGGTCCATGAGCTTTTTCTAAGAATGGCAGATTTTTTGCAACAGCCAGCGGCACGAGACTATCTCGGCTGCAATGTTTATCAGGGAATCGACTGGTTCAACCGCGAGCGTTTCACCACCCTTGTTCATTGGCTCTGTCTGCTGGGAGCCCTGCACCTCGCGTCCGGGGAGGACACGGATCCAAAACTGCTCGATGCCGTCGCCGCCCTCTTTGCCGGGGGGCGCGACCTTTCGGCCCTGGCGCATGCCTGTACCTACCAGGTGGACCTTCTGGTTCATCACTTGCGGGAGGCGACTCAGGACACCCGGGCCGGCTGA
- a CDS encoding mannose-1-phosphate guanyltransferase gives MKAVIMAGGFGTRIHPLTINMPKPMIPLFNRPMMLHIMELLKEHGISELILLLYHQPEVIKNYFGDGSEFGVRITYVTPLEDFGTAGAVKQAAKYLKERFVIISGDLLTDFDISEALRFHDARKAEATIVLTSVKDPLQFGVVITDKNGRITKFLEKPGWGEVFSDTINTGIYVLEPEVLERIPENENRDWSKDVFPAMLADDAPLFGCNLQGYWQDVGNTDAYLEACRDVFAGKVRINLLGARAGGEAGQIYLGQDVKVEQKDLSLLEGMVVVGDNTHIKGKARLKNCVIGRNCTIEDGVELEDCILWRNVYVRKGSRLKGATLCNRVQIGQGVVIEEGAVIADETTVGDEAYIKKDVKIWPRKLVEGGAIVTTNLIWGEKWRKSLFDGALVRGLTNVELTPEFSAKLGSAYGSTLPKDSFILSGRDAVRSSRMLKRSFVGGLLSTGVNVIDVKMISLPVLRYKLTTFGEVGGVHFRQCPDDPAATEIIFYDADGIEISSSAAKGIERIYYKENFRRVHHSEPGGISELPRIYDYYRDGYQRALNTELLRAFAPKVVVDINHSPAGDLLPRLLNDLGCDVIELNSHVLESASVATPEQRERAKEQLSRIVVTLGATAGFWLGPSGERCTLIDEQGEILSDIDALCTLSALVCRAEGRGELVAPVPAPQAVEELALAAGLTVTRAKNDGRALVEAAKKKNVQLGFSMEGHFIFPSFHPNFDALFTVAKTLELLARTGLSLSQARRSVKRRAYRHLKVPCSFELKGGIMRKMSEDSVDHEASFIDGVKVQFEDAWVLMLPDQHNPVAHLVAEAGSAAEADRLVEEYRRKLEEWKKELLNQ, from the coding sequence ATGAAAGCAGTGATCATGGCCGGCGGCTTCGGCACCCGCATCCATCCCCTCACCATCAACATGCCCAAGCCGATGATTCCTCTGTTCAACCGCCCCATGATGCTGCACATCATGGAGTTGCTCAAGGAACACGGCATCAGCGAGCTGATCCTGCTGCTCTACCATCAGCCCGAAGTGATCAAGAACTATTTCGGCGACGGCAGCGAATTCGGCGTGCGCATCACCTACGTCACGCCCCTGGAGGATTTCGGCACCGCCGGGGCGGTCAAGCAGGCCGCCAAGTACCTCAAGGAGCGCTTCGTCATCATCAGCGGCGACCTGCTCACCGATTTCGACATCTCCGAGGCGCTGCGCTTTCACGACGCGCGCAAGGCCGAGGCGACCATCGTACTGACCTCGGTCAAGGATCCCCTGCAATTCGGCGTGGTGATCACCGACAAAAACGGGCGCATCACCAAGTTTCTCGAAAAACCGGGCTGGGGCGAGGTGTTCTCCGACACCATCAACACCGGCATCTACGTGCTGGAACCCGAGGTGCTGGAGCGCATTCCCGAGAACGAGAACCGCGACTGGTCCAAGGATGTGTTCCCCGCCATGCTCGCCGACGACGCCCCGCTCTTCGGCTGCAACCTGCAGGGCTATTGGCAGGACGTGGGCAACACCGACGCCTACCTGGAAGCCTGCCGCGACGTCTTCGCCGGCAAGGTCAGGATCAACCTGCTCGGCGCGCGCGCGGGTGGGGAGGCCGGGCAGATCTACCTCGGCCAGGACGTCAAGGTCGAACAGAAGGATCTGAGCCTGCTCGAAGGCATGGTGGTGGTCGGCGACAACACCCACATCAAGGGCAAGGCGCGCCTCAAGAACTGCGTCATCGGGCGCAACTGCACCATCGAGGACGGCGTGGAGCTCGAGGATTGCATCCTGTGGCGCAACGTCTACGTGCGCAAGGGCTCGCGCCTCAAGGGCGCGACTCTGTGCAACCGCGTGCAGATCGGCCAGGGGGTGGTCATCGAGGAAGGCGCGGTGATCGCCGATGAAACCACCGTGGGCGACGAGGCCTACATCAAGAAGGACGTCAAGATCTGGCCGCGCAAATTGGTCGAGGGCGGCGCCATCGTCACCACCAACCTCATCTGGGGCGAGAAATGGCGCAAGTCCCTGTTCGACGGCGCCCTGGTGCGCGGCCTGACCAACGTCGAGCTGACCCCGGAGTTTTCCGCCAAGCTCGGCTCGGCCTACGGCTCGACCCTGCCCAAGGACAGCTTCATCCTCTCCGGCCGCGATGCGGTGCGCTCCTCGCGCATGCTCAAGCGCTCCTTCGTCGGGGGTTTGCTCTCCACCGGGGTCAACGTCATCGACGTCAAGATGATTTCCCTGCCCGTGCTGCGCTACAAGCTCACCACCTTCGGCGAGGTGGGTGGCGTGCACTTCCGCCAGTGCCCCGATGATCCCGCCGCCACCGAAATCATCTTCTACGACGCCGACGGCATCGAAATCTCCTCCTCGGCGGCCAAGGGCATCGAACGCATCTACTACAAGGAAAACTTCCGCCGCGTGCACCACTCCGAACCCGGCGGCATCTCGGAGCTGCCGCGCATCTACGACTATTACCGCGACGGCTACCAGCGCGCCCTGAACACCGAGCTTCTGCGCGCCTTCGCCCCCAAGGTGGTGGTGGACATCAACCACTCGCCCGCAGGAGACCTGCTGCCGCGTCTGCTCAACGACCTGGGCTGCGATGTCATCGAGCTCAACTCCCATGTCCTGGAAAGCGCCTCGGTGGCCACGCCCGAGCAGCGCGAGCGCGCCAAGGAGCAGCTCTCGCGCATCGTGGTGACCCTGGGCGCCACCGCCGGCTTCTGGCTGGGACCTTCGGGCGAGCGCTGCACGCTCATCGACGAGCAGGGCGAAATTCTCTCCGACATCGACGCCCTGTGCACTCTCTCCGCCCTGGTGTGCCGCGCCGAGGGTCGCGGAGAGCTGGTCGCGCCGGTTCCCGCGCCTCAGGCCGTCGAAGAACTCGCCCTGGCGGCGGGCCTCACCGTGACCCGCGCCAAGAACGACGGCCGCGCGCTGGTCGAGGCGGCCAAAAAGAAAAACGTGCAGTTGGGCTTTTCCATGGAGGGCCATTTCATTTTCCCCTCCTTCCATCCCAACTTCGACGCGCTGTTCACCGTGGCCAAGACCCTCGAACTGCTGGCGCGCACCGGACTCTCCCTGAGCCAGGCGCGCCGCTCCGTCAAGCGCCGCGCCTACCGCCACCTCAAGGTGCCCTGCTCCTTTGAGCTCAAGGGAGGCATCATGCGCAAGATGAGCGAGGACAGCGTCGACCACGAGGCGAGCTTCATCGACGGCGTGAAGGTGCAGTTCGAGGATGCCTGGGTCCTGATGCTGCCCGACCAGCACAACCCGGTGGCGCACCTGGTCGCCGAGGCGGGCAGCGCCGCGGAAGCCGACCGCCTGGTGGAGGAATACCGCCGCAAGCTCGAAGAGTGGAAAAAGGAACTCCTCAATCAGTGA
- a CDS encoding HNH endonuclease, with amino-acid sequence MDFFLEVSEEDIRRERDKARELRKSNWWKNRVAQGLCHYCGARVRPAELSLDHIVPLARGGKSSRGNCVPACKSCNNRKKDLLPMEWEDYLARLRGQSPSD; translated from the coding sequence ATGGATTTTTTTCTTGAGGTATCGGAGGAGGACATCCGCCGCGAGCGCGACAAGGCGCGCGAGCTGCGCAAGAGCAACTGGTGGAAGAACCGCGTCGCCCAAGGCCTGTGTCACTACTGCGGGGCGCGGGTGCGGCCGGCGGAGCTGAGCCTTGACCACATCGTGCCCCTGGCGCGCGGCGGCAAATCGAGTCGCGGCAATTGCGTGCCCGCCTGCAAGAGCTGCAACAACCGCAAGAAGGATCTGCTGCCCATGGAATGGGAGGATTATCTGGCACGACTGCGGGGTCAATCGCCGAGCGATTGA
- the mscL gene encoding large-conductance mechanosensitive channel protein MscL gives MGMVKEFKEFAMRGNVVDMAVGIIIGAAFGKIVNSMVNDVLMPPIGKLLGGVDFSNLFITLGAGDFESLAAAQAAGAATLNYGVFINTVVNFLIVAFAIFMLIKVINNLKKKEEAAPAPPPEPTVEQKLLTEIRDLLKK, from the coding sequence ATGGGAATGGTCAAGGAGTTCAAGGAATTTGCCATGCGCGGCAATGTCGTCGACATGGCGGTGGGCATCATCATCGGCGCGGCCTTCGGCAAGATCGTCAATTCCATGGTCAACGACGTGCTCATGCCGCCCATCGGCAAGCTGCTCGGCGGGGTCGATTTCTCCAATCTTTTCATCACCCTGGGCGCGGGCGACTTCGAGAGCCTGGCGGCCGCCCAGGCGGCCGGAGCGGCGACCCTCAATTACGGGGTGTTCATCAATACCGTGGTCAACTTTCTCATCGTCGCCTTTGCCATCTTCATGCTGATCAAAGTCATCAACAATCTCAAAAAGAAAGAAGAGGCCGCACCGGCGCCGCCGCCGGAACCCACGGTGGAGCAGAAGTTGCTGACCGAGATTCGCGACTTGCTGAAAAAGTAG
- a CDS encoding YgiQ family radical SAM protein: MTPLFLPTSRAAMAERGWDELDILFVGGDAYVDHPAFGVPLLARLLEAEGYRVGILAQPDWKNPEALRALGRPRLFAAVSAGAMDSLVNRYTAAKKVRNDDAYTPGGRAGARPERAVIAYTAALKGAFKGLPVVIGGIEASLRRLAHYDYWDDRVRRSVLVDSKADLLVFGMGEAALLEIARRAAAGEPLKEMRDIPGTALMVAAPPADALKLPSYEEVAGDPESYGGAFRLAAEQANPWSGRPLAQPHGERWVLVNPPAPPLDEARLDRLYALPFTRLPHPSYTETIPAYEQIKFSITAHRGCAGGCAFCAITHHQGKIIQSRSEASVLAEVRALTRHPEFRGTLSDVGGPTANMYGMVCGDEAARRVCRRGSCLHPRICRHLAIGGRRAERLLARIRDLAGVKHVFVASGIRYDLLDHQQEYFEALLAHHVGGLLKIAPESVVPEVTAIMRKPGPEPLEKFLRYYRESCREQGKRQGVVPYLIAGHPGCTLSHMVDTALFLKRRNLRVEQVQEFTPTPGTLATCIWHTGRDPFTGARVHVPKSPRERRLQKALLLWHLPRNHGEIREALRECGREKEGQELLGAKGPQGHQGLQGPKRRHRP; this comes from the coding sequence ATGACCCCCTTGTTTCTCCCCACCAGCCGCGCCGCGATGGCCGAGCGCGGCTGGGACGAACTCGATATTCTCTTTGTCGGCGGCGATGCCTATGTGGATCATCCGGCCTTTGGCGTGCCGCTGCTGGCGCGGCTGCTGGAAGCCGAGGGCTACCGCGTGGGTATCCTCGCGCAACCGGATTGGAAAAACCCCGAGGCCCTGCGCGCCCTGGGCCGGCCGCGCCTGTTCGCGGCGGTGTCGGCGGGGGCCATGGATTCGCTCGTCAATCGCTACACGGCGGCGAAAAAAGTGCGCAACGACGATGCCTACACTCCCGGGGGCCGCGCCGGGGCACGTCCCGAGCGCGCGGTGATCGCCTACACCGCCGCCCTCAAGGGCGCCTTCAAGGGCCTGCCGGTGGTGATCGGCGGCATCGAGGCGAGCCTGCGCCGCCTGGCGCACTACGATTACTGGGATGATCGGGTGCGCCGCTCGGTGCTGGTGGACAGCAAGGCCGATCTGCTGGTGTTCGGCATGGGCGAGGCCGCCCTGCTGGAGATCGCGCGCCGCGCCGCCGCCGGGGAGCCCCTCAAGGAGATGCGCGACATTCCCGGCACGGCGTTGATGGTCGCCGCGCCTCCGGCCGACGCCCTGAAGCTGCCGAGCTACGAGGAGGTCGCCGGCGATCCGGAAAGCTACGGCGGCGCCTTTCGCCTGGCCGCCGAGCAGGCCAATCCCTGGAGCGGCCGCCCCCTGGCGCAACCGCACGGCGAGCGTTGGGTACTGGTCAACCCGCCCGCCCCGCCCCTTGACGAAGCGCGCCTCGATCGCCTCTACGCCCTGCCCTTCACCCGCTTGCCGCATCCGAGTTACACGGAAACTATCCCAGCCTACGAGCAGATCAAATTTTCCATCACCGCCCATCGCGGCTGCGCAGGCGGCTGCGCCTTCTGCGCCATCACCCACCACCAGGGGAAAATCATCCAGTCGCGCTCCGAAGCATCGGTGCTCGCCGAGGTGCGCGCCCTGACCCGGCACCCTGAGTTTCGCGGCACCCTGAGCGATGTGGGCGGCCCCACGGCCAATATGTACGGCATGGTCTGCGGCGATGAGGCCGCGCGGCGCGTCTGTCGGCGCGGCAGTTGCCTGCATCCGCGCATCTGCCGGCATCTGGCGATCGGGGGGCGCCGGGCGGAGCGGCTGCTGGCGCGCATCCGCGATCTCGCCGGGGTCAAGCATGTGTTTGTCGCCTCGGGCATCCGCTACGATCTCCTCGACCACCAGCAGGAATATTTCGAAGCGCTCCTCGCCCACCATGTCGGCGGCCTGCTCAAGATCGCCCCCGAGTCGGTGGTGCCCGAGGTCACCGCCATCATGCGCAAGCCCGGCCCCGAGCCCCTGGAGAAATTCCTGCGTTACTACCGCGAGTCCTGCCGCGAGCAGGGCAAGCGCCAGGGCGTGGTGCCCTATCTGATCGCCGGCCACCCCGGCTGCACCCTCTCGCACATGGTGGACACCGCGCTGTTTCTCAAGCGCCGCAACCTGCGCGTCGAGCAGGTGCAGGAATTCACGCCCACCCCGGGAACCCTGGCCACCTGCATCTGGCACACCGGGCGCGACCCCTTCACCGGCGCCCGCGTCCATGTGCCGAAAAGCCCGCGCGAGCGGCGCCTGCAAAAAGCCCTGCTGCTTTGGCACCTGCCGCGGAACCATGGCGAGATTCGCGAGGCGCTGCGTGAGTGCGGCAGGGAAAAAGAGGGGCAAGAATTGCTCGGCGCCAAGGGACCACAGGGACATCAGGGACTCCAGGGACCCAAGCGCCGCCATCGTCCCTGA
- a CDS encoding glycogen synthase translates to MKILIVSPEASPYAKTAGLADVASSLARALRKLGHDARLILPCYKQIDDLGFSLRKGRKSVEVPIDGALRKGLLRQTLLEGVPIYFIENREYFHREGLYGNGKGDYADNAQRFGFFCHAVLQLLRRMDFRPDVLHLHGWQTGLIPVLLRTELKGDPFYAHMGTLFTLHDLDDAGRFPAQVLAGLGLDPAVLGNNGLALDGGVSFLKGGLHYADQISTLSETYRDELHSTEFGGDLAPLLRRRSATFHGILNGIDSRAWDPSLDMTLSRPYNVDNLNGKKANKRALQKEAGLDPEPLVPLVGLVAPLRRDKGADLLAAAWDELLKRSVQLVIAGRGESALEKQLAALGEKVPRRARVLLSNDAGLARRVFAGSDIFLMPSRVEPCGLEQIVALRYGSVPVVHRTGGLNDSVIDIDERPRLGNGFVFDQPSPQALLGALDRALEAYENRRQWLKLVKRGMTQDFSWTSAAEKYVELYRKTMAQHLI, encoded by the coding sequence ATGAAAATCCTGATTGTCTCCCCGGAAGCTTCCCCCTACGCCAAAACCGCCGGGCTGGCCGATGTCGCCAGTTCGCTGGCGCGCGCCCTGCGTAAGCTCGGCCACGACGCGCGGCTGATCCTGCCCTGCTACAAGCAGATCGACGACCTGGGCTTTTCGTTGCGCAAAGGGCGAAAAAGCGTGGAAGTTCCCATCGATGGCGCGTTGCGCAAGGGGCTTTTGCGCCAGACCCTGCTCGAAGGGGTGCCGATCTATTTCATCGAGAATCGCGAATACTTCCATCGCGAGGGACTCTACGGCAACGGCAAGGGCGATTACGCCGACAATGCCCAGCGCTTCGGCTTTTTCTGCCACGCGGTGCTGCAACTGCTGCGGCGCATGGATTTTCGTCCCGACGTGCTGCACCTGCACGGTTGGCAGACCGGGCTGATCCCGGTGCTGCTGCGCACCGAGCTCAAGGGCGATCCTTTCTACGCGCACATGGGCACTCTCTTCACCCTGCACGATCTCGATGACGCCGGACGCTTTCCCGCCCAGGTGCTCGCCGGGCTGGGACTCGATCCGGCCGTGCTGGGCAACAACGGCCTGGCCCTGGACGGCGGCGTCTCCTTTCTCAAGGGTGGACTGCATTACGCCGACCAGATCAGCACCCTCTCCGAGACTTATCGCGACGAGCTGCACAGCACGGAATTCGGCGGAGACCTCGCCCCGCTGCTGCGCAGACGCAGCGCGACCTTCCACGGCATTCTCAACGGCATCGACAGCCGCGCCTGGGACCCCTCCCTCGACATGACTCTCAGCCGGCCCTACAACGTCGACAACCTGAACGGCAAAAAGGCCAACAAACGCGCCCTGCAGAAGGAAGCGGGGCTCGACCCCGAGCCGCTGGTTCCTCTGGTGGGCCTGGTCGCGCCCCTGCGTCGCGACAAGGGCGCGGATCTTCTCGCCGCGGCCTGGGACGAGCTGCTCAAGCGCTCCGTGCAGTTGGTGATCGCCGGCCGGGGCGAAAGCGCCCTGGAAAAGCAGCTCGCCGCCCTCGGCGAAAAAGTCCCGCGCCGCGCGCGGGTTCTGCTCAGCAATGACGCCGGCCTGGCCCGCCGTGTGTTCGCCGGCAGCGACATCTTTCTCATGCCCAGCCGCGTGGAGCCCTGCGGCCTGGAACAGATCGTCGCCCTGCGCTACGGCAGCGTGCCCGTGGTGCATCGCACCGGTGGCCTCAACGACAGCGTCATCGACATCGATGAGCGGCCGCGCCTGGGCAACGGCTTCGTCTTCGACCAACCGAGCCCGCAGGCCCTGCTCGGCGCCCTCGACCGCGCCCTGGAGGCCTATGAAAACCGCCGCCAGTGGCTCAAGCTGGTCAAGCGCGGCATGACTCAGGATTTCAGCTGGACCAGCGCCGCGGAAAAATACGTCGAGCTCTACCGCAAGACCATGGCGCAGCACCTCATCTGA